A section of the Citrus sinensis cultivar Valencia sweet orange chromosome 8, DVS_A1.0, whole genome shotgun sequence genome encodes:
- the LOC102608849 gene encoding BTB/POZ domain-containing protein At2g24240 produces MGIQKDRIKFNVGGRIFETTATTLANAGRNSFFGAFFDENWDLNSQFFSNSNESFFIDRNADCFSILLDLLRTGDLNIPPNIPERLLYREASFYGLLDHVRSAKWGPFDGNRLRLDQSVTGQAPGDGTAIRAGPDGGCCVAHGSMVHVYDWMLEEHPPINLDYQRVNDIGWVDSDNVVISVCERLGSRDGGMGLFNASTGELRFKFQVSHENQVKSYTAGALSFSSDYKIFSSCKGRSNEYGVGVWDQVTGKQIDFFYESPGWSLGDADKLQWLNGSNCLLVATLFPRKDNCYISLLDFREKNMVWSWSDIGAPLTVDEKRVRDAIAMEESNSICVVNEYEDLGFIDLRISGGSVRWSSRSRLMKGNMPEEPCYPKLALHEGQLFSSMNDSISVFCGPDWVLTSRLRRSYGGSICDFSIGGDRLFALHSEENVFDIWECPPSPII; encoded by the coding sequence ATGGGAATTCAAAAAGATCGAATCAAATTCAACGTTGGTGGCAGAATCTTTGAAACAACAGCTACAACTCTTGCAAATGCAGGCCGCAACTCGTTTTTTGGTGCAttttttgatgaaaattggGATTTGAACTCACAATTCTTCAGCAATTCCAATGAAAGTTTCTTCATTGATCGAAACGCTGATTGCTTTTCCATTCTGCTTGATCTTCTCCGCACTGGTGATCTCAACATTCCGCCAAATATCCCGGAAAGGCTTCTTTATAGAGAAGCTTCATTTTATGGGCTTTTGGATCATGTTCGATCAGCTAAATGGGGTCCCTTTGATGGCAACAGACTGAGACTCGACCAGTCTGTAACGGGTCAGGCTCCCGGTGATGGGACTGCTATCCGGGCTGGCCCGGATGGCGGGTGTTGCGTGGCGCATGGTAGCATGGTACATGTGTATGATTGGATGTTAGAAGAACATCCACCAATTAATCTTGATTACCAAAGAGTTAATGATATTGGTTGGGTTGATTCTGATAATGTCGTGATTAGTGTTTGTGAAAGGTTAGGTAGCAGAGATGGTGGCATGGGGTTATTTAATGCATCAACTGGTGAGTTAAGATTCAAATTTCAAGTTAGTCATGAGAATCAAGTGAAGAGTTACACGGCTGGTGCTTTGAGTTTTAGTAGTGATTATAAGATATTTTCGAGTTGTAAAGGGAGAAGCAATGAGTATGGAGTTGGGGTTTGGGATCAAGTGACAGGCAAGcaaattgatttcttttatgaaAGTCCAGGTTGGTCACTTGGTGATGCTGATAAATTGCAATGGTTGAATGGAAGCAATTGTTTGTTGGTCGCAACTTTGTTTCCGAGGAAGGATAATTGTTACATTAGTTTGCTTGATTTCAGGGAGAAGAATATGGTTTGGTCTTGGTCTGATATTGGTGCTCCTTTAACAGTCGATGAAAAGAGAGTCAGAGATGCTATAGCTATGGAGGAGAGTAACTCCATTTGTGTCGTGAATGAATACGAGGATTTGGGGTTCATTGATTTGAGGATTTCAGGAGGGAGTGTGAGGTGGAGCTCAAGAAGTAGGTTGATGAAAGGGAACATGCCGGAAGAACCTTGTTATCCGAAGCTGGCATTGCATGAAGGGCAACTGTTTTCATCGATGAATGATTCGATTTCTGTCTTTTGTGGTCCGGATTGGGTGTTAACATCTAGGCTTCGACGAAGCTATGGAGGTTCCATATGTGATTTCTCCATTGGCGGTGATCGGCTTTTTGCTCTTCACAGTGAGGAAAATGTGTTTGATATATGGGAATGTCCACCTTCCCCAATTATATGA